A genomic region of Dactylococcopsis salina PCC 8305 contains the following coding sequences:
- a CDS encoding EamA family transporter gives MFYHYLALGISITGGIFGQLLLKSGALKSNTGILFFLDPKLIGGLFLYFLSALFYIFALKKIPLSVAFPSVSISYVVVAYLAHLIWNEPFGINQLLALSLIISGIIILNKF, from the coding sequence ATGTTCTATCACTATCTAGCTTTAGGAATCTCGATCACGGGAGGGATTTTTGGTCAACTGCTTTTAAAATCTGGTGCGTTAAAAAGCAACACTGGAATCTTATTTTTCCTTGATCCAAAACTCATCGGAGGATTATTTCTCTACTTTCTCTCGGCGCTATTTTACATTTTTGCACTCAAAAAAATTCCTCTTTCCGTTGCTTTTCCCAGTGTTTCCATCAGTTATGTTGTCGTTGCATACTTAGCCCATTTAATCTGGAATGAACCCTTCGGAATCAATCAACTTTTAGCACTGAGCTTAATTATCAGTGGCATTATCATCTTAAATAAATTTTAG
- a CDS encoding DUF6798 domain-containing protein: protein MRLLARKIDYKFLQAVLITTLFIALGFILEENMGRVNEVDILTFSRQQINPQWLQEDWYYNLPAGYRTPFVLIFGSLATQFGLLFTSIVGRFFGYFLLAIGLTFLAKQIQSTLLTLLLGMTLFLYVKNDQGLVAGEWLTRGIEPKVIAYSFLFIGFGFLLKRFYIWMALFLGLATTFHILVGGWSVLAVIVFLLLRDRSSFAEFPNNVCMGLAYFLATLPAIPHIIKQLTLDVPNTIDVSPSFIYVYLRNPHHLNPLSWSNDWWWELLIYLPIFSLVLVFMSRQRKRLSSQHFDLAILAGTLMIPFWLGLIVSPFDQEGKFLQYYPFRVGDVLFPLITSFLLISALEKGSKGIAKKIFIFLGIAVLTVTCVIQGQDFYETFIELKNFPSNPQSVNQEWKEMCYWIKENTPKDSVFISHPVDGVSFSWLSERGTIAKYKLMPPSSLPVLEWYQRLNDLSGDINPWQTQGKRNLNKDDFATAMSEGYQGLTTKQVDTLMVKYKANYAVTNAQHKLNFPIIHKNSRYLLYQKK, encoded by the coding sequence ATGAGATTATTAGCTCGTAAAATTGACTATAAATTCCTACAAGCGGTTTTAATTACAACTCTCTTTATAGCATTGGGATTTATCTTAGAAGAAAACATGGGGCGAGTCAATGAAGTTGATATCCTCACTTTTTCTCGACAACAGATTAATCCTCAATGGTTACAAGAGGACTGGTATTATAATCTTCCTGCGGGGTATCGCACTCCTTTTGTCCTTATTTTTGGTTCATTAGCAACTCAATTTGGCTTATTATTTACGTCAATTGTTGGTCGTTTTTTCGGTTATTTTCTCTTAGCGATCGGTTTAACTTTTTTAGCAAAACAAATTCAATCAACTTTGCTGACTCTTCTCCTAGGAATGACACTTTTCTTATATGTAAAAAATGACCAGGGATTGGTAGCAGGTGAATGGTTAACTCGTGGAATTGAACCGAAAGTAATTGCTTATAGTTTTCTATTCATTGGTTTCGGGTTTCTCTTAAAACGTTTTTATATCTGGATGGCTTTATTTCTCGGTTTAGCTACCACTTTTCATATTTTAGTGGGAGGATGGTCAGTTTTAGCAGTCATCGTTTTTTTATTATTGCGCGATCGAAGTTCATTCGCAGAATTTCCTAATAATGTCTGCATGGGATTAGCTTATTTCTTGGCAACGTTACCCGCGATTCCTCATATTATTAAACAACTGACTTTAGATGTTCCTAATACCATTGATGTTTCTCCCTCATTCATTTATGTCTATTTGCGAAACCCTCATCATCTTAATCCTTTATCTTGGTCTAATGATTGGTGGTGGGAACTCTTAATTTATCTGCCGATATTTTCTCTGGTTTTAGTTTTTATGTCTCGCCAAAGAAAAAGGCTTTCTTCTCAACATTTTGACTTAGCTATTTTAGCAGGAACATTAATGATTCCTTTTTGGCTTGGATTGATCGTTTCTCCTTTTGATCAAGAAGGAAAATTTTTACAATATTATCCTTTTCGAGTGGGAGATGTTCTGTTTCCTTTAATCACTTCTTTTTTGTTAATTTCAGCGTTAGAAAAAGGCAGTAAAGGAATCGCCAAAAAAATTTTTATTTTTCTCGGTATTGCTGTTTTAACTGTTACTTGTGTCATTCAAGGTCAAGATTTTTACGAAACTTTTATCGAGCTAAAAAACTTCCCCAGTAATCCACAATCAGTTAATCAAGAATGGAAGGAAATGTGTTATTGGATTAAAGAAAACACGCCTAAAGATAGTGTTTTCATCTCTCATCCTGTTGATGGAGTTAGTTTTAGTTGGTTAAGTGAACGGGGGACGATCGCGAAATATAAATTGATGCCTCCGAGTAGTCTTCCTGTTTTAGAATGGTATCAACGTTTAAATGATTTAAGTGGAGATATTAATCCTTGGCAAACTCAAGGTAAAAGAAATCTCAATAAAGATGATTTTGCAACCGCAATGAGTGAAGGTTATCAGGGCTTAACCACAAAACAAGTTGATACTTTAATGGTCAAATACAAAGCCAATTATGCGGTAACAAATGCTCAACATAAACTGAATTTCCCCATTATTCACAAAAACTCCCGTTATCTTCTTTACCAGAAAAAATAA
- the ffh gene encoding signal recognition particle protein — protein MFDALSESLESAWKKLRGQDKITSSNIKPALQEIRRSLLSADVNLQVVKTFIADVEKAAQGADVISGVRPDQQFIKIVNDELVKVMGESNVPLAQAETPPTIILMAGLQGTGKTTATAKLALHLRKQNRSALMVGTDVYRPAAIDQLKTLGEQIDVPVFEMGTEANPVEVAKQGVEKAKTDGIDTVIIDTAGRLQIDQNMMGELIAVKKAISPHEVLLVVDAMTGQEAASLTDTFHQQVGVTGAILTKLDGDTRGGAALSVRQVSGQPIKFIGVGEKVEALQPFYPERMASRILGMGDVVSLVEKAQEEIDMADAEAMQAKMLEARFDFNDFLKQMRLLKNMGSFGSIMKMIPGMNKLSGSDIEKGETQLKRTEAMINSMTKQEREEPELLAKSPGRRRRVGKGSGHQEKDVSKLVEDFRKMRSMMQQMGQGEMGMPGMGGLGGMFGGGGGNPMGGQPQPGFRQAAGSGKKKKKKKKKKGFGDL, from the coding sequence ATGTTTGACGCACTATCAGAAAGTCTAGAATCCGCATGGAAAAAACTTCGTGGTCAAGATAAAATCACCAGTAGTAACATCAAACCCGCCCTACAAGAAATTCGGCGTTCTCTCCTCTCCGCAGACGTAAACCTACAAGTGGTTAAAACCTTTATTGCGGATGTGGAAAAAGCCGCTCAAGGTGCGGATGTGATCTCAGGAGTCCGTCCCGACCAACAATTCATCAAAATTGTCAACGATGAACTGGTGAAGGTGATGGGAGAAAGTAATGTTCCCCTCGCCCAAGCAGAAACGCCACCAACAATTATTCTGATGGCGGGATTACAAGGAACAGGAAAAACTACCGCCACAGCCAAACTTGCGTTACATCTGCGAAAACAAAATCGTAGTGCTTTGATGGTGGGAACAGACGTTTATCGTCCTGCTGCTATTGACCAGTTAAAAACATTAGGAGAACAAATTGATGTTCCCGTGTTTGAAATGGGGACAGAAGCTAACCCCGTTGAGGTGGCAAAACAAGGGGTAGAAAAAGCGAAAACTGATGGAATAGACACGGTTATCATCGACACCGCCGGGCGCTTACAAATTGACCAAAATATGATGGGAGAATTAATTGCTGTGAAAAAGGCAATTTCTCCCCATGAGGTTTTATTGGTTGTGGATGCGATGACGGGACAGGAGGCCGCCAGCTTGACAGATACTTTCCATCAACAAGTGGGGGTTACGGGTGCGATTTTAACGAAACTTGATGGCGACACTCGCGGTGGGGCCGCGTTATCAGTGCGTCAAGTGTCTGGACAACCGATTAAATTCATTGGTGTTGGGGAAAAAGTCGAAGCGCTACAGCCGTTTTATCCCGAACGCATGGCATCTCGTATCTTGGGGATGGGAGATGTGGTTTCTCTGGTGGAAAAAGCCCAAGAGGAAATTGACATGGCGGATGCGGAAGCCATGCAGGCGAAAATGTTGGAAGCGCGATTTGATTTTAATGACTTCTTAAAACAGATGCGCTTACTCAAAAATATGGGATCATTTGGCAGCATAATGAAAATGATTCCAGGGATGAATAAACTCAGTGGGTCAGATATTGAGAAGGGAGAAACTCAACTGAAACGCACGGAAGCGATGATCAATTCGATGACGAAACAAGAAAGAGAAGAACCGGAATTGTTAGCTAAATCTCCAGGTCGTCGTCGTCGGGTCGGAAAAGGGTCAGGACATCAAGAAAAAGATGTTTCTAAATTGGTGGAAGACTTTAGAAAAATGCGTTCCATGATGCAACAAATGGGACAAGGAGAGATGGGAATGCCTGGAATGGGTGGACTCGGTGGAATGTTCGGTGGTGGCGGTGGCAACCCGATGGGAGGTCAACCGCAGCCTGGTTTTCGTCAAGCGGCGGGTAGTGGGAAGAAAAAGAAGAAGAAGAAGAAAAAGAAAGGTTTTGGCGATCTTTAA
- a CDS encoding type II toxin-antitoxin system HicA family toxin, giving the protein MKLPRNLSSYDLIRSLSRLGYQVTRQTGSHIRLKTEENGEHHLTIPAHNPIKIGTLNNILKSVAEHFDISRDELLRKLF; this is encoded by the coding sequence GTGAAACTTCCCAGAAACTTGTCTAGTTATGATTTAATTAGAAGTTTATCTCGTTTGGGATATCAGGTAACTCGCCAAACGGGTAGTCATATTCGTTTAAAGACTGAAGAAAATGGCGAGCATCATTTGACGATTCCGGCTCATAATCCGATTAAAATAGGAACACTGAATAATATATTAAAGAGTGTAGCTGAACATTTTGATATCAGTCGAGATGAGTTGTTAAGGAAGTTATTTTAG
- a CDS encoding flavin-dependent dehydrogenase: MEEILYIEVPISDTASVCQWLQQNWQIDPNHKKLTTQGLRLQFPNTQGELSIFLWSVQNTTYLKVFRWGKFPVPFARRLAQNLKSSLQHQFPLTYPEPPQIDLSQESIFSALQEHYPKTVHFFQKIPNGEAALTRVYWWEQRWREEARNPQQPKTVVKRTEVEPESSPEYDLIYVGGALGVIQAAVMARRGYRVLLMERLPFGRMNREWNISRQEFQALIDLGLFTESEFETVIAREYKDGYNKFFDGNNPPDLKGDVLHTPTVLNIALDSEKVLALCGEKLQGFGGEIWDETEFREANVSKTAVTVDCQHLPSDTSKTATGRLLIDAMGSASPIAWQLNADRAFDSVCPTVGATIKSGFPPGVWDSDYGDVLNSHGDISRGRQLIWELFPAAEEELTFYLFHYHQVHPQNPGSLLEMYEDFFTILPEYRRCNMEDLQWKKATFGYIPGHFSVGKRDRAVAFDRLLALGDAASLQSPLVFTGFGSLIRNLDRLTTLLDTALKHDLLEAEHLNQVRAYQSNVAVTWLFSKGMMVPTGKTLPPQRINSMLNTFFGLLANEPPEVADTFIKDRAGWGLFNRLALKAAWMNPALIAWIWEQAGAKDFFRWVGSYLSFTFDSIISFLFRGWFPQWLKNNQSWLEKRYPSLWLKGLSFSYALSTGMGNPNHYKQ, encoded by the coding sequence ATGGAAGAAATCCTCTATATCGAAGTTCCTATCAGCGATACTGCTTCAGTTTGTCAGTGGTTACAACAAAATTGGCAAATTGACCCTAATCATAAAAAACTAACGACTCAAGGATTAAGATTACAGTTCCCGAACACACAGGGAGAACTATCAATTTTTTTGTGGTCAGTACAAAACACCACTTATCTAAAAGTCTTTCGGTGGGGGAAATTTCCAGTCCCTTTTGCTCGTCGTTTGGCGCAAAACCTGAAATCCTCGCTCCAACACCAATTTCCGCTCACCTATCCAGAACCGCCACAAATCGACCTTTCTCAAGAATCTATATTTTCCGCTTTACAAGAACATTACCCCAAGACGGTTCATTTTTTCCAAAAAATCCCCAATGGAGAAGCCGCGCTTACTCGTGTTTATTGGTGGGAACAACGCTGGCGAGAGGAAGCTCGTAATCCCCAACAACCGAAAACAGTGGTTAAACGCACTGAAGTTGAACCCGAATCATCTCCTGAATATGATTTAATTTATGTCGGTGGGGCGTTAGGGGTGATTCAGGCGGCGGTGATGGCGCGACGAGGCTATCGTGTATTATTGATGGAGCGTCTTCCCTTTGGACGGATGAATCGGGAGTGGAATATTTCGCGCCAAGAGTTTCAAGCCTTAATTGATTTAGGATTATTTACAGAAAGTGAGTTTGAAACCGTTATTGCGAGGGAATATAAAGACGGTTATAACAAGTTTTTTGATGGCAATAATCCCCCCGATCTCAAGGGTGATGTGTTACACACGCCAACAGTTTTGAATATTGCTCTCGATTCGGAAAAAGTTTTGGCGCTGTGTGGGGAAAAATTGCAAGGGTTCGGAGGAGAAATTTGGGACGAGACAGAGTTTAGAGAAGCAAATGTGAGTAAAACGGCGGTAACAGTCGATTGTCAGCATTTACCTAGTGACACCTCGAAAACAGCAACGGGACGATTGTTAATTGATGCCATGGGGTCCGCTTCTCCCATTGCTTGGCAACTGAACGCCGATCGCGCTTTTGATAGTGTTTGTCCAACGGTGGGAGCGACGATTAAAAGCGGTTTTCCCCCTGGGGTGTGGGATTCTGATTATGGAGATGTTTTAAACTCCCATGGTGATATTTCTCGCGGACGACAACTGATCTGGGAACTCTTTCCCGCCGCCGAAGAAGAGTTAACCTTTTATCTTTTCCATTACCATCAGGTACATCCTCAGAATCCAGGCTCTTTATTAGAAATGTATGAAGATTTCTTTACAATTCTGCCAGAATATCGTCGCTGCAATATGGAAGACTTGCAATGGAAGAAAGCGACATTTGGTTATATTCCTGGTCATTTTAGCGTGGGTAAGCGCGATCGGGCGGTTGCGTTCGATCGACTGCTGGCGTTAGGAGATGCCGCTTCTTTACAATCTCCCCTGGTGTTTACAGGGTTTGGTTCATTAATCCGCAACCTCGATCGACTGACAACCCTCTTAGACACTGCGCTTAAACATGATCTCCTCGAAGCCGAACACCTGAACCAAGTTCGCGCTTACCAAAGCAACGTCGCAGTCACCTGGCTATTTTCTAAAGGCATGATGGTCCCGACAGGGAAAACCCTTCCTCCGCAACGCATTAACTCCATGTTAAACACCTTTTTTGGCTTACTCGCCAACGAACCCCCAGAAGTAGCAGACACCTTCATCAAAGATCGTGCAGGATGGGGATTATTTAACCGTCTGGCGCTAAAAGCCGCTTGGATGAATCCAGCGTTGATTGCTTGGATATGGGAACAAGCAGGGGCAAAAGACTTCTTCCGTTGGGTAGGAAGTTATCTCAGCTTCACCTTCGACTCAATCATCAGTTTTCTGTTTCGAGGCTGGTTTCCGCAATGGCTAAAAAATAATCAATCTTGGCTAGAAAAGCGCTACCCTTCCCTTTGGTTAAAAGGATTGAGTTTTAGTTATGCTCTCAGCACGGGAATGGGAAACCCGAATCATTATAAACAGTGA
- a CDS encoding YqeG family HAD IIIA-type phosphatase, translated as MFTDLLQPSLVLGKPVIYLSADILKQHQLKGLILDVDETLVPLKSRQASEELMTWIDETRQVAKIWLVSNNLSESRIGGIAESLNLPYILGARKPSRKCLREAATGMELPVSAIAMVGDRVFTDVLAGNRLKMFTILVEPMVDPATLDRSYPIRRLEVQISQWLGVSLKYQNTARSQPNKS; from the coding sequence ATGTTTACTGATTTATTACAGCCGAGTTTGGTACTAGGAAAACCTGTGATTTACCTGAGTGCTGATATCTTAAAACAACATCAATTAAAGGGTTTGATTCTAGATGTGGATGAAACGTTAGTTCCCTTAAAGTCTCGTCAAGCCTCTGAGGAGTTAATGACTTGGATTGATGAGACTCGCCAAGTGGCTAAAATTTGGTTGGTGAGTAATAATCTCAGTGAAAGTCGCATTGGTGGGATTGCAGAATCGTTAAATCTTCCCTACATTTTAGGGGCAAGAAAGCCGTCTCGGAAATGTTTACGGGAGGCGGCGACTGGAATGGAATTACCCGTGAGTGCAATTGCGATGGTGGGCGATCGCGTGTTTACTGATGTTTTAGCGGGAAACCGATTAAAAATGTTTACGATCCTAGTTGAACCGATGGTTGATCCCGCAACGCTCGATCGAAGCTATCCGATCCGCCGTCTCGAAGTTCAGATTTCTCAATGGTTGGGAGTTAGTCTGAAATACCAGAACACAGCGCGATCCCAACCTAACAAGTCCTAA
- the proB gene encoding glutamate 5-kinase: MSQTIVVKIGTSSVTQPETGSLAIATIATLAETLTELRSNGMRVILVSSGATGVGCERLHLKERPRTIALNQAVAAVGQGRLIRIYDDLFSTLRQPIAQVLLTRQELIQRNSYVNIYNTFQSLLDLEVIPIVNENDTVAVEELNFGDNDTMSALVASLVEADYLFLLTDVDRLYSADPRNDPEAEPIKKVVTRKELEELQANAGKSGSQWGTGGMVTKLEAARIATGAGVKTVITHGRRPQEIHQILSGASIGTQFEAQPRGENARKRWIAYSLVPVGELYLDHGAVKAIRDRGKSLLPAGITHVEGDFQAGEAVTLCDSEGKEIARGLTNYSSAEIRQIQGHKSEKIPLILGYTSAETVIHRDDMVSVL; this comes from the coding sequence ATGTCTCAAACCATAGTTGTTAAAATCGGCACGTCTAGCGTCACCCAGCCAGAAACAGGATCACTGGCGATCGCAACCATTGCCACCTTAGCAGAAACCCTCACCGAACTTCGATCGAACGGGATGAGGGTGATTTTAGTTTCCTCTGGTGCAACAGGAGTGGGGTGCGAACGGTTACACTTAAAAGAACGTCCCCGCACGATCGCGCTAAATCAAGCAGTGGCAGCAGTGGGACAAGGGAGACTGATCAGAATTTATGATGATCTGTTTTCCACGCTACGACAACCGATCGCGCAAGTGTTACTCACTCGTCAAGAATTAATCCAGCGCAATTCTTATGTTAATATCTACAACACCTTTCAGTCTCTGTTAGATTTAGAAGTGATTCCCATCGTCAATGAAAACGATACAGTCGCGGTGGAGGAGTTAAACTTTGGCGACAATGACACCATGTCAGCATTAGTGGCGAGTTTAGTGGAAGCAGATTACTTGTTTCTCCTGACAGATGTCGATCGACTCTATTCTGCTGATCCCAGAAATGACCCCGAAGCAGAACCGATCAAGAAAGTCGTCACCCGAAAAGAGTTAGAAGAATTACAAGCCAATGCTGGGAAAAGTGGGTCACAATGGGGAACTGGTGGCATGGTGACGAAATTGGAAGCCGCGCGAATCGCTACAGGTGCGGGAGTGAAAACGGTGATCACCCATGGACGAAGACCACAAGAGATTCATCAAATTTTATCAGGCGCCTCGATCGGAACTCAATTTGAAGCCCAACCGCGCGGAGAAAATGCCCGTAAACGTTGGATTGCTTATAGTTTAGTCCCAGTTGGTGAATTATATCTCGATCACGGTGCTGTCAAAGCGATACGCGATCGAGGTAAATCTTTATTACCTGCTGGAATCACTCATGTTGAGGGAGACTTCCAAGCAGGAGAAGCCGTCACCTTATGTGACAGTGAAGGGAAAGAAATTGCCCGAGGATTAACCAATTATAGCAGCGCAGAAATTAGACAAATTCAGGGACATAAATCCGAAAAAATCCCTTTAATTTTAGGTTATACCAGCGCCGAAACTGTGATTCATCGGGATGATATGGTATCCGTTTTGTAG
- a CDS encoding glycosyltransferase family 2 protein encodes MISLVIPIYNEQGILEILYERIKVASAGWNQDYEVIFIDDGSSDYSLEIIQKLNQKDDRVKAISFSRNFGHQTAVSAGLKYSTGEIIVVMDGDLQDPPEQIINFLEQWQQGYQVVYAIRKKRKEAWYKKLAYYSFYRLLNWMSSVKIPLDSGDFCLLDRTIVDHLNSLPERNRFVRGLRAWIGYKQIGIPYERNARLAGEAKYTFRKLIRLAFDGLINFSYRPLQVFTSLGIIVSLLSFLVAIYYLFAWILDPTVREQLPGYTSIIIAILFLGGVQLISIGILGEYIGRIFDEVKARPLFIISQKIGIDQ; translated from the coding sequence ATGATTAGTTTGGTCATTCCCATTTATAACGAACAAGGAATTTTAGAGATTCTCTATGAACGAATTAAAGTGGCTTCTGCGGGCTGGAATCAAGATTATGAGGTCATTTTTATTGATGATGGAAGCAGCGATTACAGTTTAGAAATTATCCAGAAATTAAATCAAAAAGACGATCGGGTAAAAGCAATTTCTTTTTCTCGTAATTTTGGACATCAAACCGCCGTTAGTGCTGGTTTAAAATACAGCACAGGGGAAATTATAGTGGTGATGGATGGGGATTTGCAAGACCCTCCTGAACAAATTATCAATTTTTTAGAACAATGGCAACAAGGTTATCAAGTCGTGTACGCAATTCGTAAAAAAAGAAAAGAAGCCTGGTACAAAAAACTAGCTTACTACAGTTTTTATCGCTTGCTTAATTGGATGTCTTCTGTTAAAATTCCTCTAGATTCTGGCGATTTTTGTTTGCTCGATCGAACCATTGTTGATCATCTTAATTCCTTACCAGAAAGAAATCGTTTTGTACGAGGATTAAGAGCTTGGATCGGTTACAAACAAATTGGGATTCCTTATGAAAGAAATGCTCGTTTAGCTGGCGAAGCTAAATATACCTTTAGGAAACTAATTCGTTTAGCTTTTGATGGTTTAATCAACTTTTCATATCGTCCCCTCCAAGTTTTTACCTCTCTTGGAATCATCGTTTCTCTTCTGTCTTTTTTAGTAGCAATTTATTACTTATTTGCTTGGATACTTGATCCCACTGTGAGAGAACAATTACCAGGTTATACCTCCATTATTATCGCCATTTTATTTTTAGGAGGAGTTCAACTAATTTCGATCGGAATACTAGGAGAATATATTGGACGAATTTTTGATGAAGTAAAAGCCCGCCCTTTATTTATTATCAGCCAAAAAATTGGCATCGATCAATAA
- a CDS encoding thioredoxin domain-containing protein: MTNRLAETQSLYLRKHAENPIDWWYWCSEALEKAKNEDKPIFLSVGYSSCHWCTVMEGEAFSDSTIAQYLNENFIPIKVDREERPDLDSIYMQALQMMTGQGGWPLNIFLTPHDRVPFYGGTYFPLEPRYGRPGFLQILQAIRRFYDQEKEKLNSFKGEVMTLLQRSATLPSSETPLNRELLIKGLETAVGITSSRGTPPSFPMIPHAQLARRKTQFSDESRYDAEAITTQRGMDLTLGGIYDHVGGGFHRYTVDGTWTVPHFEKMLYDNGQIMEYLANLWSSGVKEPAFASAIAHAVQWLQREMTAPEGYFYASQDADSFTTSEEAEPEEGAFYVWSYQELESLLTPEELNALQSEFTVTSEGNFEGNNVLQRQTGGELSSPSETALKKLFNARYGNLSSPVTPFPPATNNTEAKQTAWEGRIPPVTDTKMITAWNSLMISGLARAYAVFGEKTYWECAVKAANFIGENQWVAGRFYRLNYDGKATVSAQSEDYALFIKALLDLYCCHPEQTQWLDQATQLQATFDEYLWSSETGGYFNTAKDNSSDLIIRERTYIDNATPAANGVAVANLVRLFELTEKTDYVASAEKTLQAFSSIMEQSPQACPGLFSGLDWYLHGTLVRSTLEQLQTLIPQYLPTCVYQVETALPKQAVGLVCKGLTCLEPAMTLEQLMTQIDE; the protein is encoded by the coding sequence ATGACCAACCGTCTCGCCGAAACCCAAAGTCTTTATCTTCGTAAACACGCGGAAAACCCCATTGATTGGTGGTATTGGTGTTCGGAAGCGTTAGAAAAAGCGAAAAATGAAGATAAACCCATTTTCTTATCGGTGGGTTATTCCAGTTGCCATTGGTGTACGGTAATGGAAGGAGAAGCCTTTTCCGACAGTACGATCGCGCAATACCTCAATGAGAATTTTATCCCGATTAAGGTCGATCGAGAAGAGCGCCCCGATCTTGATAGCATTTATATGCAGGCGTTACAGATGATGACGGGACAAGGCGGTTGGCCCCTAAACATCTTTCTTACCCCACACGATCGAGTTCCCTTTTATGGTGGCACTTATTTTCCCCTTGAACCCCGTTATGGTCGTCCTGGCTTCTTGCAAATTCTACAAGCAATCCGTCGATTTTACGACCAAGAAAAGGAAAAACTCAATTCCTTTAAGGGAGAAGTGATGACCTTACTCCAACGTTCCGCAACCCTTCCCTCCTCAGAAACCCCTCTCAACCGCGAACTACTGATCAAAGGTCTTGAAACCGCCGTCGGAATTACCAGCAGTCGTGGGACACCGCCTAGTTTTCCCATGATTCCTCACGCGCAACTCGCCCGACGAAAAACACAATTTTCCGATGAATCGCGTTATGATGCCGAAGCGATTACCACCCAACGGGGAATGGATTTAACATTAGGGGGAATCTATGATCATGTTGGCGGCGGATTTCATCGCTACACCGTTGATGGCACTTGGACAGTTCCCCATTTTGAGAAAATGCTCTACGATAACGGGCAGATTATGGAATATCTCGCTAATTTGTGGAGTAGTGGAGTCAAAGAACCCGCCTTTGCCAGCGCGATCGCGCACGCCGTACAATGGTTACAACGAGAAATGACCGCCCCTGAAGGTTATTTTTACGCCTCCCAAGATGCAGATAGCTTTACCACTTCTGAAGAAGCCGAACCAGAAGAAGGCGCATTTTATGTGTGGTCTTACCAAGAATTAGAAAGCCTCCTCACCCCTGAAGAATTAAACGCACTGCAATCAGAGTTTACCGTCACCTCTGAAGGCAATTTTGAGGGCAATAACGTCCTCCAACGGCAAACAGGAGGTGAACTATCCAGTCCCAGTGAAACCGCGCTTAAAAAGCTCTTTAACGCCCGTTATGGTAATCTTTCCTCACCCGTGACCCCTTTTCCCCCAGCAACGAATAACACCGAAGCGAAACAAACGGCTTGGGAAGGTCGCATTCCTCCCGTGACTGACACCAAAATGATTACGGCTTGGAATAGTTTAATGATTTCGGGATTAGCGAGAGCTTATGCTGTATTTGGGGAGAAAACTTACTGGGAATGTGCGGTTAAGGCGGCGAACTTTATTGGGGAAAATCAATGGGTAGCAGGGCGTTTTTATCGTCTCAACTATGATGGAAAAGCGACCGTTTCTGCTCAATCAGAAGATTACGCCTTATTCATTAAAGCATTACTTGATTTATATTGCTGTCATCCTGAACAAACGCAATGGTTAGATCAAGCCACCCAACTCCAAGCAACGTTTGATGAGTATTTGTGGAGTTCAGAAACGGGAGGCTATTTCAACACCGCAAAGGACAATAGTAGCGATTTAATTATACGAGAACGAACTTATATTGATAATGCCACGCCAGCAGCGAATGGGGTAGCCGTTGCGAACTTGGTGCGTCTGTTTGAGTTAACGGAAAAAACCGATTATGTGGCGAGTGCAGAAAAAACATTACAGGCTTTTAGTAGTATCATGGAACAGTCTCCCCAAGCCTGCCCAGGATTATTTTCGGGGTTAGATTGGTATTTGCACGGAACTTTGGTGCGTTCAACGTTAGAACAGTTACAAACCTTAATTCCTCAATATCTTCCCACTTGTGTTTATCAAGTGGAAACGGCTTTACCAAAGCAGGCGGTAGGATTAGTTTGTAAGGGGTTAACTTGTTTAGAACCAGCGATGACTCTTGAACAATTGATGACACAAATTGATGAATAA
- a CDS encoding NUDIX hydrolase: MHNPNEIRFLVLGLIKDNQNRVFLSEGYDTTKQEYFYRALGGGVEFGEMSLDALKREFKEELDAEITNIKYVSCLESIFSFNGQPGHEVIQLYECDFVDPKFYELEAVTFNEGKRKKVARWVDLDKCSSGELKVVPELFREYL; the protein is encoded by the coding sequence ATGCACAACCCTAATGAAATTCGATTTTTGGTACTTGGTTTAATTAAAGATAATCAGAATCGTGTGTTTCTCTCGGAAGGATATGATACGACAAAGCAGGAGTATTTTTACCGCGCTTTAGGAGGAGGCGTTGAGTTTGGAGAAATGAGTTTAGATGCCCTCAAACGGGAGTTTAAAGAGGAGTTAGATGCTGAGATTACTAACATTAAATATGTCAGTTGTTTAGAGAGTATTTTCTCTTTTAATGGTCAGCCTGGACATGAGGTAATTCAACTCTATGAATGTGATTTTGTTGACCCCAAGTTTTATGAACTAGAAGCAGTGACGTTTAATGAGGGAAAAAGAAAAAAAGTTGCCCGTTGGGTTGATTTAGACAAGTGTTCCTCTGGAGAGTTAAAGGTTGTTCCAGAATTATTTAGAGAGTATCTTTAG